A DNA window from Peromyscus leucopus breed LL Stock chromosome 3, UCI_PerLeu_2.1, whole genome shotgun sequence contains the following coding sequences:
- the Sftpb gene encoding pulmonary surfactant-associated protein B isoform X1 encodes MAKSHLLQWLLLLLPTLCSPGAAAGSASSLDCAQGPKFWCQSLEQAVKCRALGHCLQEVWGHAGPNDLCQECEDIVHLLIKMTKEDVFQDTIRKFLEQECEILPLKLLVPRCRQVLDVYLPLVVDYFQSQINPKAICNHVGLCPLVQAKPEQESGMQDAIPDPLLNKLVLSAMPGALLARPGPHTQDLSEQQLPIPLPFCWLCRTLIKRVQAVIPKGVLAVAVAQACHVVPLVVGGICQCLAERYTVLLLDALLSRAVPQLVCGLVLRCASEDATGPALPALESLTEEGPLQDTKCHLCKSVIARAWNASEQAMPQAMRQACLRFWLDRQKCEQFVEEHTAELLVLVPRSQNSHVTCQALGACEAPASPLQCFQPAHL; translated from the exons ATGGCCAAGTCACATCTGCtgcagtggctgctgctgctgctgcccacactctgcagcccaggtgcAG CCGCCGGGTCGGCATCATCCCTGGATTGTGCACAGGGCCCTAAGTTCTGGTGCCAGAGCCTGGAGCAGGCAGTGAAGTGCAGAGCCCTGGGGCACTGTCTACAGGAGGTCTGGGGACACGCAGGACCT AATGACCTGTGCCAAGAATGCGAGGACATTGTCCACCTCCTCATAAAGATGACCAAGGAAGACGTTTTCCAG GACACGATCCGGAAGTTCTTGGAGCAGGAGTGTGAGATCCTTCCCTTGAAGCTGCTTGTGCCCCGATGTCGCCAAGTGCTCGATGTCTACCTGCCCCTGGTGGTCGACTACTTCCAGAGCCAGATA AACCCAAAGGCCATCTGCAATCACGTGGGGCTATGCCCACTTGTACAGGCTAAGCCAGAACAGGAGTCAGGGATGCAGGATGCTATCCCGGACCCTCTGCTGAACAAGCTGGTCCTCTCCGCCATGCCAGGGGCCCTCTTGGCTAGGCCTGGGCCTCACACACAG GACCTCTCTGAACAGCAGCTCCCCATCCCTCTGCCCTTCTGCTGGCTCTGCAGGACTCTCATCAAGCGGGTCCAAGCCGTGATTCCCAAG ggTGTGCTGGCCGTGGCTGTGGCCCAGGCGTGCCACGTGGTACCCCTGGTGGTGGGTGGCATCTGCCAGTGCCTGGCCGAGCGCTACACCGTCCTCCTGCTGGATGCACTGCTGAGCCGGGCGGTGCCCCAGCTAGTCTGCGGCCTCGTCCTCCGATGTGCCAGCGAGGACGCCACTGGCCCAG CCCTCCCTGCTCTGGAGTCCCTGACAGAAGAAGGGCCACTACAAGACACCAAGTGCCATCTCTGCAAGTCTGTGATCGCCCGGGCATGGAACGCCAGCGAACAGGCCATGCCACAGGCAATGCGCCAGGCCTGCCTTCGCTTCTGGCTGGACAGGCAAAAG TGTGAGCAGTTTGTGGAAGAGCACACAGCCGAGCTGCTGGTCCTGGTGCCCAGGAGCCAGAACTCCCATGTCACCTGCCAG GCCCTGGGAGCGTGTGAGGCCCCGGCCAGTCCTCTGCAATGCTTCCAACCCGCACACCTCTGA
- the Sftpb gene encoding pulmonary surfactant-associated protein B isoform X2, whose product MAKSHLLQWLLLLLPTLCSPGAAAGSASSLDCAQGPKFWCQSLEQAVKCRALGHCLQEVWGHAGPNDLCQECEDIVHLLIKMTKEDVFQDTIRKFLEQECEILPLKLLVPRCRQVLDVYLPLVVDYFQSQINPKAICNHVGLCPLVQAKPEQESGMQDAIPDPLLNKLVLSAMPGALLARPGPHTQDLSEQQLPIPLPFCWLCRTLIKRVQAVIPKCLAERYTVLLLDALLSRAVPQLVCGLVLRCASEDATGPALPALESLTEEGPLQDTKCHLCKSVIARAWNASEQAMPQAMRQACLRFWLDRQKCEQFVEEHTAELLVLVPRSQNSHVTCQALGACEAPASPLQCFQPAHL is encoded by the exons ATGGCCAAGTCACATCTGCtgcagtggctgctgctgctgctgcccacactctgcagcccaggtgcAG CCGCCGGGTCGGCATCATCCCTGGATTGTGCACAGGGCCCTAAGTTCTGGTGCCAGAGCCTGGAGCAGGCAGTGAAGTGCAGAGCCCTGGGGCACTGTCTACAGGAGGTCTGGGGACACGCAGGACCT AATGACCTGTGCCAAGAATGCGAGGACATTGTCCACCTCCTCATAAAGATGACCAAGGAAGACGTTTTCCAG GACACGATCCGGAAGTTCTTGGAGCAGGAGTGTGAGATCCTTCCCTTGAAGCTGCTTGTGCCCCGATGTCGCCAAGTGCTCGATGTCTACCTGCCCCTGGTGGTCGACTACTTCCAGAGCCAGATA AACCCAAAGGCCATCTGCAATCACGTGGGGCTATGCCCACTTGTACAGGCTAAGCCAGAACAGGAGTCAGGGATGCAGGATGCTATCCCGGACCCTCTGCTGAACAAGCTGGTCCTCTCCGCCATGCCAGGGGCCCTCTTGGCTAGGCCTGGGCCTCACACACAG GACCTCTCTGAACAGCAGCTCCCCATCCCTCTGCCCTTCTGCTGGCTCTGCAGGACTCTCATCAAGCGGGTCCAAGCCGTGATTCCCAAG TGCCTGGCCGAGCGCTACACCGTCCTCCTGCTGGATGCACTGCTGAGCCGGGCGGTGCCCCAGCTAGTCTGCGGCCTCGTCCTCCGATGTGCCAGCGAGGACGCCACTGGCCCAG CCCTCCCTGCTCTGGAGTCCCTGACAGAAGAAGGGCCACTACAAGACACCAAGTGCCATCTCTGCAAGTCTGTGATCGCCCGGGCATGGAACGCCAGCGAACAGGCCATGCCACAGGCAATGCGCCAGGCCTGCCTTCGCTTCTGGCTGGACAGGCAAAAG TGTGAGCAGTTTGTGGAAGAGCACACAGCCGAGCTGCTGGTCCTGGTGCCCAGGAGCCAGAACTCCCATGTCACCTGCCAG GCCCTGGGAGCGTGTGAGGCCCCGGCCAGTCCTCTGCAATGCTTCCAACCCGCACACCTCTGA